The Triticum aestivum cultivar Chinese Spring chromosome 5A, IWGSC CS RefSeq v2.1, whole genome shotgun sequence genomic sequence TCCAAGTGCCAGCGCCAGTACCCCAGCGCGTGCTCCCAGAACGGCCCGAACAGCGACACGCCGTCGCAGAACTGCCGGAACGCCTCGCCCAGGTCCCACGGTGCGGGCGCGAGCCCCTTCCAGAAGTACCAGAGCGACACGAGGCAGTCCTTGGGGTCCCGGCACAGGTACACCACCTTGCAGCCGGATGCGGCCACGGACTCCGGCAGCGGCACGGACGGGACGTGCGTCATCAGCAGCCGCGGCGCCGGGAGGGAGCTCAGGTCGGGGATCCGGCCGTTGGTGAAGACCTGGGCCTCCAGGAATGGGACGAGCTGGTGGGGGCTGTGGGCCGCGAGACGGTCGCGCCCGTCGGCGTTGCGGTGGAGGGCCACGAACAGGAGCGCCTTGAGCCAGGTAGTGCCAGACTTGGGGAACGTGGCGAGGAGGACGTCGGTGTCGCGCGCCTCGAGGTGCCGTTTGATCACCATGGCGTTCAGCACCCCCGGCGTGAACGCGTACCAGCCGTCCGGGTGGCGGACGTATGGGCGGCCGATGCCGCTAAGCCTCGGAGCCGCCGGGTACGTGGACACGACCTCTCGGAGTTGGTCGTaaatttcttggttggatgctgcCTCGTCGTCGGCTTTGGGtaaagacgacgacgaggatgggAGAGAGGACGCCATGAAATTTCTTAGTTCTCTAGTGAAGGCCTATTCGTGTTATATAGCGACCCAGACTGAATTGGTTCAGACCATCCACCTCAATTATGCTTTGAGATTCCTAATTCAATACTAACATTTGCCGCCCAGACTTTTTGTAATTTTCTGTGCTAGAATTTATTTAAGTTATTATACACATAAGTTTTCGTACTCCTACATAAATGATAAATCTGAAGAAATTCACACAAAAGAAATGGTACCAAAATTAGTCACGTTTCAAACAAAAAGTTGGCCACAATTCAAACCATGTCCATTATGCTCTGGAAATGGTCGTTAAATTTGGATTTGATAATGCACATGGAGTATTTCTTGTAACCTTTTGGTATTTTGTTTTCCTGTTTCTTAACCTTCTCATGGTTCTACTAGTACTCTGACACCTCCGTTTCATAATATGGTGCGTACAGATTTCTTAAATAAGTTAAACTTTGCAAATTTttaccaagtttatagagaaaactatttatatatACAATATCAAATATATGAAATACGAAACTACATCTTATAATGTATCTAATGATATACGTTTGG encodes the following:
- the LOC123107638 gene encoding cytosolic sulfotransferase 5-like → MASSLPSSSSSLPKADDEAASNQEIYDQLREVVSTYPAAPRLSGIGRPYVRHPDGWYAFTPGVLNAMVIKRHLEARDTDVLLATFPKSGTTWLKALLFVALHRNADGRDRLAAHSPHQLVPFLEAQVFTNGRIPDLSSLPAPRLLMTHVPSVPLPESVAASGCKVVYLCRDPKDCLVSLWYFWKGLAPAPWDLGEAFRQFCDGVSLFGPFWEHALGYWRWHLERPAQVLFLTYEELAADTLGQLRRLAAFVGRPFTAEEREAGVDRGIVDACAMESLAGLEVNRSGKADMAELSVPNSVFFRRGVVGDWKNHLTPEMARRLDEITESKFRGSGLVLPRATTHLKI